The following proteins are encoded in a genomic region of Larus michahellis chromosome 30, bLarMic1.1, whole genome shotgun sequence:
- the LOC141735328 gene encoding CKLF-like MARVEL transmembrane domain-containing protein 5 isoform X1: MGTEPEPPPGPLDLGVLRTPRGLLLVAELVLAVALLGLLVAPAPPPLAPALLHTLGAALALGGRLLRDPPRLPRGYGPCLDLLRAVSGTIIFLVVALVALAASRDALAATTFTFGLILSFLFAFDVFVTYRTQVAPALAQDHPPETT; encoded by the exons ATGGGGACGGAGCCCgagccccccccggggccgctgGACCTGGGAGTGCTGCGAAccccccgggggctgctgctggtggccgagctg GTGCTGGCCgtggccctgctggggctgctggttgcccccgcccctcccccgctgGCCCCGGCCCTGCTGCACACCCTGGGGGCCgccctggccctgggggggcGCCTGctgcgggaccccccccgcctgccccgcgGCTACGGGCCCTGCCTG gacctcctCCGGGCCGTCAGCGGCACCATCATCTTCCTcgtggtggccctggtggccctggCCGCCTCCCGGGACGCTTTGGCCGCCACCACCTTC ACCTTCGGCctcatcctctccttcctcttcgcCTTCGACGTCTTCGTCACCTACCGCACCCAGGTGGCCCCGGCGCTGGCCCAAG aCCATCCCCCGGAGACCACCTAA
- the LOC141735328 gene encoding uncharacterized protein LOC141735328 isoform X2, producing MGTEPEPPPGPLDLGVLRTPRGLLLVAELVLAVALLGLLVAPAPPPLAPALLHTLGAALALGGRLLRDPPRLPRGYGPCLDLLRAVSGTIIFLVVALVALAASRDALAATTFVAPALAQDHPPETT from the exons ATGGGGACGGAGCCCgagccccccccggggccgctgGACCTGGGAGTGCTGCGAAccccccgggggctgctgctggtggccgagctg GTGCTGGCCgtggccctgctggggctgctggttgcccccgcccctcccccgctgGCCCCGGCCCTGCTGCACACCCTGGGGGCCgccctggccctgggggggcGCCTGctgcgggaccccccccgcctgccccgcgGCTACGGGCCCTGCCTG gacctcctCCGGGCCGTCAGCGGCACCATCATCTTCCTcgtggtggccctggtggccctggCCGCCTCCCGGGACGCTTTGGCCGCCACCACCTTC GTGGCCCCGGCGCTGGCCCAAG aCCATCCCCCGGAGACCACCTAA
- the PABPN1 gene encoding polyadenylate-binding protein 2: MEEEAEKLKELQNEVEKQMNMSPPPGNAGPVIMSLEEKMEADARSIYVGNVDYGATAEELEAHFHGCGSVNRVTILCDKYSGHPKGFAYIEFSDKESVRTSMALDESLFRGRQIKVIPKRTNRPGISTTDRGFPRSRYRGRGGGYSATRARFYSGYSRPRGRAYRGRARATSWYSPY; encoded by the exons ATGGAGGAAGAGGCGGAAAAACTCAAAGAGCTGCAGAACGAAGTGGAGAAACAGATGAACATGAGCCCCCCCCCGGGCAACG CCGGCCCGGTCATCATGTCCctggaggagaaaatggaagCGGACGCTCGCTCCATCTACGTGGGCAAC gtggacTATGGGGCCACggcggaggagctggaggcccATTTCCACGGCTGCGGCTCCGTCAACCGCGTCACCATCCTCTGCGACAAGTACAGCGGCCACCCCAAGGG GTTCGCCTACATCGAGTTCTCCGACAAGGAGTCGGTGCGGACGTCGATGGCGCTTGACGAGTCCCTCTTCCGCGGGCGGCAAATTAAG GTGATCCCCAAACGAACCAACCGGCCCGGCATCAGCACGACAGACCGGGGTTTCCCCCGTAGCCGTtaccggggccgcggcggcggctaCAGCGCGACCCGCGCCCGCTTCTACAGCGGCTACAGccggccccgcgggcgggcgtacag ggGCCGGGCCAGAGCCACCTCATGGTACTCCCCCTATTAG
- the RBM23 gene encoding putative RNA-binding protein 23 isoform X3, with translation MEAGGSSNPLQDPTDAMTSDDFDIVIEAMLEAPYKKEEAQPGPSKVQTEPPAAQQPAEETSKEAKKESGSSSGSSRKKRSRSRSRSRDHRHSRSRDRDRDRRRRSRSRDRRSRHRSRSRERRRGSRSRSRERRREERARRRFGHSKSPLYREKSPVREPLGSLSPEERDARTVFCMQLAARIRPRDLEDFFSAVGKVRDVRIISDRNSRRSKGIAYVEFCEIQSVPLAIGLTGQRLLGVPIIVQASQAEKNRLAAMANNLQKGSGGPMRLYVGSLHCNITKEMLRGIFEPFGKIDSIVLMRDPDTGQSKGYGFITFAEAECARRALEQLNGFELAGRPMRVGQVTERLDGTTDITFPEGSEDVELVGATGRLQLMAKLAEGSGLQLPSTAQAALQLNGALPLGALNPAALTALSPALNLASQTLASQCLQLSGLFTPQTM, from the exons GCGCAGCCCGGCCCCTCCAAGGTGCAGACGGAGCCCCCCGCGGCGCag cagCCGGCGGAGGAGACGAGCAAAGAGGCCAAGAAGGAGAGCGGGAGCAGCAGCGGGAGCag caggaagaagaggagccggagccggagccggagccgtgACCACAGACACAG CCGGAgccgggacagggacagggaccgTCGTCGCCGCAGCCGGAGCCGGGATCGTCGCAGCCGGCACCGCAGCCGCAGCCGGGAACGCCGGAGGGGCAGCCGCTCCCGCAGCCGGGAACGCCGGCGGGAGGAGAGAGCCCG GCGCCGCTTCGGCCACAGCAAGAGCCCCCTCTACCGGGAGAAGAGCCCCGTGCG ggagcccctgggcagcctgagccCCGAGGAGCGGGACGCCCGCACCGTCTTCTGCATGCAGCTGGCCGCCCGCATCCGCCCCCGCGACCTGGAGGACTTCTTCTCCGCCGTGGGCAAG gtgcGGGACGTGCGCATCATCTCCGACCGCAACTCCCGGCGCTCCAAGGGCATCGCCTACGTGGAGTTCTGCGAGATCCAGTCGGTGCCCTTGGCCATCGGCCTCACCGGCCAGCGCCTCCTCGGCGTCCCCATCATCGTCCAGGCCTCCCag GCGGAGAAGAACCGGCTGGCGGCCATGGCCAACAACCTGCAGAAGGGCAGCGGGGGCCCCATGCGCCTCTACGTGGGCTCCCTCCACTGCAACATCACCAAGGAGATGCTGCGCGGCATCTTCGAGCCCTTCGgcaag ATCGACAGCATCGTCCTGATGCGGGACCCTGACACCGGCCAGTCCAAGGGCTACGGCTTCATCACG tTCGCGGAGGCCGAATGCGCCCGGCGGGCGCTGGAGCAACTCAACGGCTTCGAGCTGGCCGGCCGCCCCATGCGTGTGGGGCAGGTGACCGAGCGCCTGGACGGCACCACCGACATCACCTTCCCCGAGGGCAGCGAGGACGTCGAGCTGGTGGGGGCCACCGGCCGGCTGCAGCTCATGGCCAAGCTGGCCGAAG gttcggggctgcagctgcccagcacGGCCCAGGCCGCCCTCCAGCTCAACGGGGCCCTGCCCCTGGGGGCCCTCAACCCCGCCGCCCTCACCG cgctgAGCCCGGCGCTGAACCTGGCCTCCCAGACGCTGGCCTCCCAGTGCCTGCAGCTCTCGGGGCTCTTCACCCCCCAGACCATgtga
- the RBM23 gene encoding putative RNA-binding protein 23 isoform X2: protein MEAGGSSNPLQDPTDAMTSDDFDIVIEAMLEAPYKKEEAQPGPSKVQTEPPAAQPAEETSKEAKKESGSSSGSSSRKKRSRSRSRSRDHRHSRSRDRDRDRRRRSRSRDRRSRHRSRSRERRRGSRSRSRERRREERARRRFGHSKSPLYREKSPVREPLGSLSPEERDARTVFCMQLAARIRPRDLEDFFSAVGKVRDVRIISDRNSRRSKGIAYVEFCEIQSVPLAIGLTGQRLLGVPIIVQASQAEKNRLAAMANNLQKGSGGPMRLYVGSLHCNITKEMLRGIFEPFGKIDSIVLMRDPDTGQSKGYGFITFAEAECARRALEQLNGFELAGRPMRVGQVTERLDGTTDITFPEGSEDVELVGATGRLQLMAKLAEGSGLQLPSTAQAALQLNGALPLGALNPAALTALSPALNLASQTLASQCLQLSGLFTPQTM from the exons GCGCAGCCCGGCCCCTCCAAGGTGCAGACGGAGCCCCCCGCGGCGCag CCGGCGGAGGAGACGAGCAAAGAGGCCAAGAAGGAGAGCGGGAGCAGCAGCGGGAGCag cagcaggaagaagaggagccggagccggagccggagccgtgACCACAGACACAG CCGGAgccgggacagggacagggaccgTCGTCGCCGCAGCCGGAGCCGGGATCGTCGCAGCCGGCACCGCAGCCGCAGCCGGGAACGCCGGAGGGGCAGCCGCTCCCGCAGCCGGGAACGCCGGCGGGAGGAGAGAGCCCG GCGCCGCTTCGGCCACAGCAAGAGCCCCCTCTACCGGGAGAAGAGCCCCGTGCG ggagcccctgggcagcctgagccCCGAGGAGCGGGACGCCCGCACCGTCTTCTGCATGCAGCTGGCCGCCCGCATCCGCCCCCGCGACCTGGAGGACTTCTTCTCCGCCGTGGGCAAG gtgcGGGACGTGCGCATCATCTCCGACCGCAACTCCCGGCGCTCCAAGGGCATCGCCTACGTGGAGTTCTGCGAGATCCAGTCGGTGCCCTTGGCCATCGGCCTCACCGGCCAGCGCCTCCTCGGCGTCCCCATCATCGTCCAGGCCTCCCag GCGGAGAAGAACCGGCTGGCGGCCATGGCCAACAACCTGCAGAAGGGCAGCGGGGGCCCCATGCGCCTCTACGTGGGCTCCCTCCACTGCAACATCACCAAGGAGATGCTGCGCGGCATCTTCGAGCCCTTCGgcaag ATCGACAGCATCGTCCTGATGCGGGACCCTGACACCGGCCAGTCCAAGGGCTACGGCTTCATCACG tTCGCGGAGGCCGAATGCGCCCGGCGGGCGCTGGAGCAACTCAACGGCTTCGAGCTGGCCGGCCGCCCCATGCGTGTGGGGCAGGTGACCGAGCGCCTGGACGGCACCACCGACATCACCTTCCCCGAGGGCAGCGAGGACGTCGAGCTGGTGGGGGCCACCGGCCGGCTGCAGCTCATGGCCAAGCTGGCCGAAG gttcggggctgcagctgcccagcacGGCCCAGGCCGCCCTCCAGCTCAACGGGGCCCTGCCCCTGGGGGCCCTCAACCCCGCCGCCCTCACCG cgctgAGCCCGGCGCTGAACCTGGCCTCCCAGACGCTGGCCTCCCAGTGCCTGCAGCTCTCGGGGCTCTTCACCCCCCAGACCATgtga
- the RBM23 gene encoding putative RNA-binding protein 23 isoform X4, with amino-acid sequence MEAGGSSNPLQDPTDAMTSDDFDIVIEAMLEAPYKKEEAQPGPSKVQTEPPAAQPAEETSKEAKKESGSSSGSSRKKRSRSRSRSRDHRHSRSRDRDRDRRRRSRSRDRRSRHRSRSRERRRGSRSRSRERRREERARRRFGHSKSPLYREKSPVREPLGSLSPEERDARTVFCMQLAARIRPRDLEDFFSAVGKVRDVRIISDRNSRRSKGIAYVEFCEIQSVPLAIGLTGQRLLGVPIIVQASQAEKNRLAAMANNLQKGSGGPMRLYVGSLHCNITKEMLRGIFEPFGKIDSIVLMRDPDTGQSKGYGFITFAEAECARRALEQLNGFELAGRPMRVGQVTERLDGTTDITFPEGSEDVELVGATGRLQLMAKLAEGSGLQLPSTAQAALQLNGALPLGALNPAALTALSPALNLASQTLASQCLQLSGLFTPQTM; translated from the exons GCGCAGCCCGGCCCCTCCAAGGTGCAGACGGAGCCCCCCGCGGCGCag CCGGCGGAGGAGACGAGCAAAGAGGCCAAGAAGGAGAGCGGGAGCAGCAGCGGGAGCag caggaagaagaggagccggagccggagccggagccgtgACCACAGACACAG CCGGAgccgggacagggacagggaccgTCGTCGCCGCAGCCGGAGCCGGGATCGTCGCAGCCGGCACCGCAGCCGCAGCCGGGAACGCCGGAGGGGCAGCCGCTCCCGCAGCCGGGAACGCCGGCGGGAGGAGAGAGCCCG GCGCCGCTTCGGCCACAGCAAGAGCCCCCTCTACCGGGAGAAGAGCCCCGTGCG ggagcccctgggcagcctgagccCCGAGGAGCGGGACGCCCGCACCGTCTTCTGCATGCAGCTGGCCGCCCGCATCCGCCCCCGCGACCTGGAGGACTTCTTCTCCGCCGTGGGCAAG gtgcGGGACGTGCGCATCATCTCCGACCGCAACTCCCGGCGCTCCAAGGGCATCGCCTACGTGGAGTTCTGCGAGATCCAGTCGGTGCCCTTGGCCATCGGCCTCACCGGCCAGCGCCTCCTCGGCGTCCCCATCATCGTCCAGGCCTCCCag GCGGAGAAGAACCGGCTGGCGGCCATGGCCAACAACCTGCAGAAGGGCAGCGGGGGCCCCATGCGCCTCTACGTGGGCTCCCTCCACTGCAACATCACCAAGGAGATGCTGCGCGGCATCTTCGAGCCCTTCGgcaag ATCGACAGCATCGTCCTGATGCGGGACCCTGACACCGGCCAGTCCAAGGGCTACGGCTTCATCACG tTCGCGGAGGCCGAATGCGCCCGGCGGGCGCTGGAGCAACTCAACGGCTTCGAGCTGGCCGGCCGCCCCATGCGTGTGGGGCAGGTGACCGAGCGCCTGGACGGCACCACCGACATCACCTTCCCCGAGGGCAGCGAGGACGTCGAGCTGGTGGGGGCCACCGGCCGGCTGCAGCTCATGGCCAAGCTGGCCGAAG gttcggggctgcagctgcccagcacGGCCCAGGCCGCCCTCCAGCTCAACGGGGCCCTGCCCCTGGGGGCCCTCAACCCCGCCGCCCTCACCG cgctgAGCCCGGCGCTGAACCTGGCCTCCCAGACGCTGGCCTCCCAGTGCCTGCAGCTCTCGGGGCTCTTCACCCCCCAGACCATgtga
- the RBM23 gene encoding putative RNA-binding protein 23 isoform X1, producing the protein MEAGGSSNPLQDPTDAMTSDDFDIVIEAMLEAPYKKEEAQPGPSKVQTEPPAAQQPAEETSKEAKKESGSSSGSSSRKKRSRSRSRSRDHRHSRSRDRDRDRRRRSRSRDRRSRHRSRSRERRRGSRSRSRERRREERARRRFGHSKSPLYREKSPVREPLGSLSPEERDARTVFCMQLAARIRPRDLEDFFSAVGKVRDVRIISDRNSRRSKGIAYVEFCEIQSVPLAIGLTGQRLLGVPIIVQASQAEKNRLAAMANNLQKGSGGPMRLYVGSLHCNITKEMLRGIFEPFGKIDSIVLMRDPDTGQSKGYGFITFAEAECARRALEQLNGFELAGRPMRVGQVTERLDGTTDITFPEGSEDVELVGATGRLQLMAKLAEGSGLQLPSTAQAALQLNGALPLGALNPAALTALSPALNLASQTLASQCLQLSGLFTPQTM; encoded by the exons GCGCAGCCCGGCCCCTCCAAGGTGCAGACGGAGCCCCCCGCGGCGCag cagCCGGCGGAGGAGACGAGCAAAGAGGCCAAGAAGGAGAGCGGGAGCAGCAGCGGGAGCag cagcaggaagaagaggagccggagccggagccggagccgtgACCACAGACACAG CCGGAgccgggacagggacagggaccgTCGTCGCCGCAGCCGGAGCCGGGATCGTCGCAGCCGGCACCGCAGCCGCAGCCGGGAACGCCGGAGGGGCAGCCGCTCCCGCAGCCGGGAACGCCGGCGGGAGGAGAGAGCCCG GCGCCGCTTCGGCCACAGCAAGAGCCCCCTCTACCGGGAGAAGAGCCCCGTGCG ggagcccctgggcagcctgagccCCGAGGAGCGGGACGCCCGCACCGTCTTCTGCATGCAGCTGGCCGCCCGCATCCGCCCCCGCGACCTGGAGGACTTCTTCTCCGCCGTGGGCAAG gtgcGGGACGTGCGCATCATCTCCGACCGCAACTCCCGGCGCTCCAAGGGCATCGCCTACGTGGAGTTCTGCGAGATCCAGTCGGTGCCCTTGGCCATCGGCCTCACCGGCCAGCGCCTCCTCGGCGTCCCCATCATCGTCCAGGCCTCCCag GCGGAGAAGAACCGGCTGGCGGCCATGGCCAACAACCTGCAGAAGGGCAGCGGGGGCCCCATGCGCCTCTACGTGGGCTCCCTCCACTGCAACATCACCAAGGAGATGCTGCGCGGCATCTTCGAGCCCTTCGgcaag ATCGACAGCATCGTCCTGATGCGGGACCCTGACACCGGCCAGTCCAAGGGCTACGGCTTCATCACG tTCGCGGAGGCCGAATGCGCCCGGCGGGCGCTGGAGCAACTCAACGGCTTCGAGCTGGCCGGCCGCCCCATGCGTGTGGGGCAGGTGACCGAGCGCCTGGACGGCACCACCGACATCACCTTCCCCGAGGGCAGCGAGGACGTCGAGCTGGTGGGGGCCACCGGCCGGCTGCAGCTCATGGCCAAGCTGGCCGAAG gttcggggctgcagctgcccagcacGGCCCAGGCCGCCCTCCAGCTCAACGGGGCCCTGCCCCTGGGGGCCCTCAACCCCGCCGCCCTCACCG cgctgAGCCCGGCGCTGAACCTGGCCTCCCAGACGCTGGCCTCCCAGTGCCTGCAGCTCTCGGGGCTCTTCACCCCCCAGACCATgtga
- the RBM23 gene encoding putative RNA-binding protein 23 isoform X5, with amino-acid sequence MTSDDFDIVIEAMLEAPYKKEEAQPGPSKVQTEPPAAQQPAEETSKEAKKESGSSSGSSSRKKRSRSRSRSRDHRHSRSRDRDRDRRRRSRSRDRRSRHRSRSRERRRGSRSRSRERRREERARRRFGHSKSPLYREKSPVREPLGSLSPEERDARTVFCMQLAARIRPRDLEDFFSAVGKVRDVRIISDRNSRRSKGIAYVEFCEIQSVPLAIGLTGQRLLGVPIIVQASQAEKNRLAAMANNLQKGSGGPMRLYVGSLHCNITKEMLRGIFEPFGKIDSIVLMRDPDTGQSKGYGFITFAEAECARRALEQLNGFELAGRPMRVGQVTERLDGTTDITFPEGSEDVELVGATGRLQLMAKLAEGSGLQLPSTAQAALQLNGALPLGALNPAALTALSPALNLASQTLASQCLQLSGLFTPQTM; translated from the exons GCGCAGCCCGGCCCCTCCAAGGTGCAGACGGAGCCCCCCGCGGCGCag cagCCGGCGGAGGAGACGAGCAAAGAGGCCAAGAAGGAGAGCGGGAGCAGCAGCGGGAGCag cagcaggaagaagaggagccggagccggagccggagccgtgACCACAGACACAG CCGGAgccgggacagggacagggaccgTCGTCGCCGCAGCCGGAGCCGGGATCGTCGCAGCCGGCACCGCAGCCGCAGCCGGGAACGCCGGAGGGGCAGCCGCTCCCGCAGCCGGGAACGCCGGCGGGAGGAGAGAGCCCG GCGCCGCTTCGGCCACAGCAAGAGCCCCCTCTACCGGGAGAAGAGCCCCGTGCG ggagcccctgggcagcctgagccCCGAGGAGCGGGACGCCCGCACCGTCTTCTGCATGCAGCTGGCCGCCCGCATCCGCCCCCGCGACCTGGAGGACTTCTTCTCCGCCGTGGGCAAG gtgcGGGACGTGCGCATCATCTCCGACCGCAACTCCCGGCGCTCCAAGGGCATCGCCTACGTGGAGTTCTGCGAGATCCAGTCGGTGCCCTTGGCCATCGGCCTCACCGGCCAGCGCCTCCTCGGCGTCCCCATCATCGTCCAGGCCTCCCag GCGGAGAAGAACCGGCTGGCGGCCATGGCCAACAACCTGCAGAAGGGCAGCGGGGGCCCCATGCGCCTCTACGTGGGCTCCCTCCACTGCAACATCACCAAGGAGATGCTGCGCGGCATCTTCGAGCCCTTCGgcaag ATCGACAGCATCGTCCTGATGCGGGACCCTGACACCGGCCAGTCCAAGGGCTACGGCTTCATCACG tTCGCGGAGGCCGAATGCGCCCGGCGGGCGCTGGAGCAACTCAACGGCTTCGAGCTGGCCGGCCGCCCCATGCGTGTGGGGCAGGTGACCGAGCGCCTGGACGGCACCACCGACATCACCTTCCCCGAGGGCAGCGAGGACGTCGAGCTGGTGGGGGCCACCGGCCGGCTGCAGCTCATGGCCAAGCTGGCCGAAG gttcggggctgcagctgcccagcacGGCCCAGGCCGCCCTCCAGCTCAACGGGGCCCTGCCCCTGGGGGCCCTCAACCCCGCCGCCCTCACCG cgctgAGCCCGGCGCTGAACCTGGCCTCCCAGACGCTGGCCTCCCAGTGCCTGCAGCTCTCGGGGCTCTTCACCCCCCAGACCATgtga